A stretch of DNA from Microcoleus sp. FACHB-831:
GCTGGGTACGGCTTCCGTTCCGAACTCGACTCTCACCCATATATAGCAAAGTGGCTTGACATCGAAGTAGTATCGCTGCGACTGATGGACGAGCGTTTCTATCACCTAGATACTTGCTTCTGTCCCCTCAGCGGCGGCTATTTGCTCTATTATCCTCCAGCCTTTGATTCCTACTCCAACCGCGTTATTGAGATGCGGGTAGCGCCAGAGAAGCGGATTGCAATTGAGGAAGCCGATGCGGTGAACTTTGCATGCAACGCCGTCAATATTGACAATAGGGTGGTGATGAATAAAGCAAGCGAGGGGCTGAAAAAACGCCTCGCCGATGCTGGATTCGAGATAATCGAGACGCAACTAACAGAATTTCTCAAAGCTGGCGGTGCTGCTAAGTGTCTGACGCTGCGGGTAACAGAACCAGTCCAGGTGGATCGTCATGCAACTGTGTCTGTCGAAAGCCGCACGATTCGCCTGGAAGGACATTTGCTCGACTCTGGTTTAATCAACCGCGCCTTAGATTTGGTTGTAGAAAATGGCGGTAGTTTCCAGGTTCTTAATTTCAATCTGGGAGAACAAAAACAAAGCACTTCAATGGCAGAAGTGAAAGTTTCTGCTCCTTCCCATGATGTGATGGAAGCGATTTTGTCTACTCTGATCGATCTGGGTGCGGTAAATTTGCCCCAAGACGAACGGGATGCAAAATTGGAAGATGTCACGCAAAATGGTGTAGCACCGGATGATTTTTATGTCAGCACTATTTATCCAACTGAAGTGAGGGTAAATGGTGAATGGGTGAAGGTGGAATATCAGCGCATGGATGGCGCGATCGCTATTACCCAAACTCCAAAGGGTCTAGTGGCGCGGTGTAAGTTGTTGCGCGATTTAGAAGTGGGCGATCGCGTGGTTGTCGATGTCATCGGTATCCGCACCATCCGCAAAACTGAATCGCGAGAACAGCGCAATACTCAAGAATTCAGCTTTATGTCTGCGGGTGTTTCTAGCGAACGCCGCGTGGAATTAGTTGTTGAACAAGTTGCGTGGGAATTACGCCAAATACGCGATCGCGGTGGCAAAGTTGTAGTAACTGCTGGCCCGGTTGTGATTCATACTGGTGGCGGCGAACACCTAGCGCATCTGGTTCGCCAAGGATACGTTCAGGCGTTGCTGGGTGGGAATGCGATCGCCGTCCACGACATCGAACAATCCATGATGGGTACTTCGCTGGGTGTGGATATGAAGCGCGGCGTTGCAGTGCGCGGCGGACACAGACACCACCTAAAGGTAATTAACACGATTCGTCGTTGTGGAAGTATTGCCAAAGCAGTTGAGCAAGGCATCGTTACGGGTGGCGTTTTATACGAGTGCGTCCGCCATGATATACCATTCGCTCTCGCAGGTTCCATCCGGGATGATGGCCCATTGCCAGATACTCAAATGGACTTG
This window harbors:
- a CDS encoding TIGR00300 family protein; this encodes MTSQLRFLMCAPDHYDVDYVINPWMEGNIHKSSRDRAVEQWQNLHHILKDHAIVDLVNPHKGVPDMVFTANAGLVLGDTVVLSRFFHKERQGEEPYFKEWFEQKGYTVHELPKDLPFEGAGDALLDREGRWLWAGYGFRSELDSHPYIAKWLDIEVVSLRLMDERFYHLDTCFCPLSGGYLLYYPPAFDSYSNRVIEMRVAPEKRIAIEEADAVNFACNAVNIDNRVVMNKASEGLKKRLADAGFEIIETQLTEFLKAGGAAKCLTLRVTEPVQVDRHATVSVESRTIRLEGHLLDSGLINRALDLVVENGGSFQVLNFNLGEQKQSTSMAEVKVSAPSHDVMEAILSTLIDLGAVNLPQDERDAKLEDVTQNGVAPDDFYVSTIYPTEVRVNGEWVKVEYQRMDGAIAITQTPKGLVARCKLLRDLEVGDRVVVDVIGIRTIRKTESREQRNTQEFSFMSAGVSSERRVELVVEQVAWELRQIRDRGGKVVVTAGPVVIHTGGGEHLAHLVRQGYVQALLGGNAIAVHDIEQSMMGTSLGVDMKRGVAVRGGHRHHLKVINTIRRCGSIAKAVEQGIVTGGVLYECVRHDIPFALAGSIRDDGPLPDTQMDLIKAQEEYAQLLEGADMVLMLSSMLHSIGVGNMTPAGVKMVCVDINPAVVTKLSDRGSVESVGVVTDVGLFLSLLVQQLDKLTSPYHFAKTV